Proteins encoded together in one Hevea brasiliensis isolate MT/VB/25A 57/8 chromosome 16, ASM3005281v1, whole genome shotgun sequence window:
- the LOC110648376 gene encoding U-box domain-containing protein 52, whose protein sequence is MESNIALRSGGSHRGVGGGGGGAGGGGGERSVAVAVDKEKSSQYALKWAIDHIITKDETVKLIHVKERPQFPQIPTSGRKDDSCSLEPQTDSNISELLLPFRCYCRRRQVQCETVVLEDLDVAKSLIEYVCQNGIETLLLGTASRNGLSRLFKTTDIPGNVLKWAPDFCTVYVISKGKINTVRNATRPVPTLSAGRAPSLAPRNMHVEPATHDNS, encoded by the exons ATGGAGAGCAATATTGCCCTTAGGAGCGGCGGCAGCCACAGAGGagtaggaggaggaggaggaggagctggtggtggtggaggAGAAAGGTCTGTGGCAGTAGCAGTAGACAAGGAAAAATCCAGTCAGTATGCTCTTAAATGGGCAATTGATCATATTATAACAAAAGATGAAACAGTGAAACTTATCCATGTTAAAGAAAGGCCACAATTCCCTCAAATTCCTACATcag GGAGAAAAGATGACTCATGCTCACTGGAACCCCAAACTGATAGTAATATTTCAGAATTATTACTTCCTTTTAGATGTTATTGTCGCCGTAGACAA GTACAATGTGAGACTGTTGTGCTTGAGGATCTAGATGTTGCAAAATCCCTGATTGAATATGTTTGCCAAAATGGAATTGAAACATTATTGCTTGGCACTGCATCCAGGAATGGCCTTTCTag ACTCTTCAAGACAACAGATATTCCAGGCAATGTATTAAAATGGGCTCCAGATTTCTGCACAGTTTATGTAATCTCGAAAGGAAAGATCAATACCGTCCGGAATGCAACTCGTCCAGTCCCAACCCTGTCGGCCGGCAGAGCTCCATCGCTTGCTCCCCGTAATATGCATGTGGAGCCTGCAACTCATGACAACTCGTAA
- the LOC110648452 gene encoding pollen receptor-like kinase 2 — translation MPVKGGHAAPQVRAPPTMAFLIDKPLFLLLFLTVSSMHFVVCSGLTDSEILIKFKGSLSNASALDNWSDMTNPCKGDISNWNGVICHKGFVIGLQLEGMGLTGKIDVQTLIGLSVLRSLSFMNNGFDGPFPELKKLKSLRSIFLSKNHFSGAIPDDAFEGMFKLKKVLLAENEFTGAIPSSLAALPKLIVLRLEGNKFTGKLPKFSATNFASFNVSNNELDGPIPATFSKMDFKSFSGNKGLCGQPVNECNTPNTSTSISTTSNTSNSNSNSESTSKKPSMVCIIVVGIAMAVALAAIVVAALILLQSLKRTSEESIEAPPLPSDLKKKTRSKEADRSAQGSPSEHSSNGRKKADMAKLSFIRDDGERFDLSDLLKASAEILGSGCFGLSYKAALSTGPVMVVKRFKQMNNVGKEEFHEHMRRIGRLSHPNLLPLVAYYYRKEEKLLVTDYIEKGSLAVHLHGHQALGQPSMDWPTRLKIVKGVAKGLSYLSKELPSITAAHGHLKSSNILLNQSNEPLLTDYGLIPVINQENAQELMVAYKSPEYLQLGRITKKTDVWSLGILILELIIGKLPPNFLPQGKETEGEDLASWVNAIPQEQRKNQVIDKKISGIKNSEGEILKLLKIGMSCCEGEVEKRLDLKEAIERINKLKEKDSDEDFFSSYASEEDMKKGMCDDFAIS, via the exons ATGCCTGTTAAGGGCGGGCACGCCGCCCCACAAGTGCGCGCGCCACCCACCATGGCTTTCCTTATAGATAAACCcttgtttcttcttctttttctcactGTATCATCAATGCATTTTGTTGTCTGTTCAGGGTTGACAGACTCAGAAATCCTTATAAAGTTCAAGGGTTCTCTATCTAATGCCTCGGCATTAGACAATTGGAGCGACATGACCAATCCATGCAAAGGGGACATATCCAATTGGAACGGTGTTATTTGTCATAAAGGTTTTGTTATAGGTTTACAGCTTGAAGGAATGGGATTAACGGGCAAGATTGATGTGCAAACTTTAATAGGTTTGTCAGTTTTGAGATCCCTTAGCTTCATGAATAATGGTTTTGATGGTCCATTTCCTGAGTTAAAGAAACTTAAGTCATTGAGGTCGATCTTCCTATCAAAAAACCATTTTTCTGGAGCGATTCCTGACGATGCTTTTGAAG GTATGTTTAAGCTGAAGAAAGTATTGTTGGCAGAAAATGAGTTTACCGGTGCCATTCCTTCATCTCTTGCTGCTCTACCAAAGCTTATAGTGTTGAGGCTTGAAGGGAACAAATTTACAGGGAAGTTACCAAAATTTTCAGCCACTAATTTTGCATCATTCAATGTTTCAAACAATGAATTGGATGGGCCAATTCCTGCAACCTTTAGCAAGATGGATTTCAAATCATTTTCTG GGAACAAAGGTCTATGCGGACAGCCAGTAAATGAATGCAATACACCTAACACCAGCACTTCCATCTCTACCACCTCTAATACCTCAAACTCAAACTCCAACAGTGAATCTACCTCTAAGAAGCCCTCCATGGTATGTATAATTGTGGTGGGTATAGCTATGGCAGTAGCACTGGCAGCCATTGTTGTAGCTGCCTTAATCCTCCTTCAAAGTCTGAAACGAACATCCGAAGAATCTATAGAGGCACCACCACTTCCATCAGACCTTAAAAAGAAAACAAGATCAAAAGAAGCAGACCGTAGTGCACAGGGGTCACCATCAGAACACTCATCGAATGGGAGGAAGAAGGCTGATATGGCAAAGCTGTCTTTCATAAGGGATGATGGAGAGAGATTTGATTTGTCTGACTTATTAAAAGCCTCAGCTGAGATTTTAGGCAGTGGTTGTTTTGGTCTATCTTATAAGGCTGCTCTTTCAACTGGGCCAGTTATGGTGGTTAAAAGGTTTAAGCAAATGAATAATGTTGGCAAAGAGGAATTTCATGAACATATGAGGAGGATAGGGAGATTAAGTCACCCTAATTTACTACCACTTGTTGCGTACTATTATAGGAAGGAAGAGAAACTCTTGGTCACTGACTATATTGAGAAAGGAAGCTTAGCTGTTCATCTTCATG GCCACCAAGCTCTCGGCCAACCAAGCATGGATTGGCCAACCAGATTAAAGATTGTAAAAGGAGTGGCTAAAGGCCTTTCATATTTAAGTAAAGAGCTTCCCAGCATAACAGCAGCTCATGGCCACCTTAAATCCTCTAATATTCTTCTCAATCAATCTAACGAGCCCCTCCTTACAGACTATGGACTAATTCCCGTTATCAACCAAGAAAATGCCCAAGAACTCATGGTGGCATATAAGTCACCTGAATACTTGCAATTAGGCAGGATTACCAAGAAGACTGATGTATGGAGTCTTGGGAttttaattcttgagcttataaTAGGAAAGTTACCACCAAACTTTCTGCCACAAGGTAAAGAAACTGAAGGGGAGGATTTGGCAAGTTGGGTAAATGCTATTCCCCAAGAACAACGGAAGAATCAAGTGATTGACAAGAAGATTAGTGGAATAAAAAATAGTGAAGGTGAAATACTGAAGCTACTGAAAATTGGGATGAGTTGCTGTGAAGGGGAAGTGGAGAAAAGGTTGGATTTAAAGGAGGCTATTGAgagaattaataaattgaaagagAAAGATAGCGATGAAGATTTCTTCTCTTCATATGCTAGTGAAGAGGATATGAAGAAGGGAATGTGTGATGATTTTGCTATCTCTTAA